In one window of Drosophila innubila isolate TH190305 chromosome 2L unlocalized genomic scaffold, UK_Dinn_1.0 4_B_2L, whole genome shotgun sequence DNA:
- the LOC117779744 gene encoding cytosolic non-specific dipeptidase-like, whose protein sequence is MKSIEDRYDYEPSEKCECKSCRMRHINRDVTSEERLDTEMKLFEVHKCIDNQVDEAIADLGELVKMKTISVEPEHLKYGCMALEWMANRLAALHFKTHLYPIDNEPHTCFVEPQQKVLFANYFSSPTKTTVMVYAHIDVVPAERDCWFNDPFELNTRDGLIYGRGVTSGKGMVVGWLQAIECWLKINEDLPINIKFIVDMLHEVGSEGLQHYLQVRSDFFLDVDYMIFDTNSWLNSDRPLIACGLTGWAHFGLEVRGANKSLESGLAGGLVFEPMTDICHLMNSLVNSNHEINVPRIDHMVKRLTVEEWHLLQTADFSTYKYMDQLGIRRLRYEGNKVDLLQNRWCKPTLTMHGIEGSDNRKECSQTLPMLIMGKFSIKMVPDQELAHVHDVVKEYLVNMHHELEMGTHLTIKLLDTCEPTSWSTSSKITKVVSRAVGDVFQKEPIASAGISICLPIASVFRKMLNKPIILLPYGLRADRHYQENESIEEDLFMRHSKVCASLLYEISTLPVRCKCGVILEYCQLKGRAERLAALREDEVKETAKRIQLSELAHGKSLHNHRRKKNFRDYLCMPFNYKKIMKKLEPNRTPNPLPKP, encoded by the coding sequence ATGAAAAGCATCGAGGATCGTTATGACTATGAGCCATCGGAAAAATGTGAATGCAAGAGCTGCAGGATGCGACACATCAATAGGGATGTAACATCTGAAGAGCGATTGGACACGGAGATGAAGTTGTTCGAGGTCCATAAGTGCATTGACAATCAGGTGGATGAGGCAATTGCGGATCTTGGGGAGCTGGTAAAGATGAAAACGATCTCCGTGGAACCAGAGCATCTGAAATATGGCTGTATGGCCTTGGAATGGATGGCAAATCGATTGGCGGCATTGCATTTCAAAACACATCTATATCCGATAGATAATGAGCCTCACACTTGCTTTGTGGAGCCTCAACAAAAGGTTCTATTTGCCAATTACTTCTCCTCGCCCACAAAGACCACGGTGATGGTATATGCACATATAGATGTGGTTCCTGCTGAAAGAGACTGTTGGTTCAACGATCCCTTTGAGCTGAATACCCGGGATGGACTTATCTATGGACGAGGTGTGACCAGTGGGAAGGGAATGGTTGTGGGTTGGCTTCAGGCCATCGAATGTTGGCTCAAGATCAACGAGGATCTGCCAATAAATATCAAGTTCATTGTTGATATGCTGCATGAGGTGGGTAGCGAGGGATTGCAGCATTATCTACAGGTCCGAAGTGATTTCTTTCTGGACGTCGACTACATGATCTTCGACACAAACTCTTGGCTTAATTCTGATCGTCCGTTGATCGCCTGTGGACTCACGGGCTGGGCACACTTTGGCCTCGAGGTTCGCGGTGCCAACAAGAGTTTGGAAAGCGGCTTAGCCGGAGGTCTTGTCTTTGAACCCATGACAGACATTTGTCACCTGATGAACAGTCTAGTGAATTCAAACCACGAGATTAATGTACCCCGTATTGATCACATGGTTAAACGTCTCACAGTTGAAGAGTGGCATCTACTTCAGACGGCTGACTTTAGTACCTACAAGTACATGGATCAACTGGGGATCCGGCGTCTGAGATATGAGGGCAACAAGGTGGATCTCCTGCAGAATCGTTGGTGCAAACCGACTCTGACCATGCATGGAATCGAAGGCAGCGACAATCGAAAAGAATGCAGTCAAACCCTTCCCATGCTAATCATGGGCAAGTTCTCCATTAAAATGGTTCCCGATCAGGAATTGGCACATGTCCACGACGTAGTCAAGGAGTATCTTGTGAATATGCATCACGAGCTCGAGATGGGCACTCATTTGACCATTAAACTGCTGGATACCTGTGAGCCCACGTCCTGGTCGACATCCTCCAAGATCACCAAGGTGGTCAGTCGAGCTGTTGGCGATGTTTTTCAAAAGGAACCCATTGCCTCCGCCGGAATTTCCATCTGTCTGCCCATTGCCAGTGTGTTTAGGAAGATGCTGAACAAACCCATCATCCTCCTTCCCTACGGGTTGCGAGCGGATCGTCATTATCAGGAGAACGAATCCATTGAAGAGGATCTCTTCATGCGCCATAGCAAAGTGTGTGCCTCTCTTCTCTATGAGATTTCAACCCTACCAGTTAGATGCAAGTGTGGAGTCATCTTAGAGTACTGCCAATTGAAGGGCCGGGCTGAGCGATTGGCCGCCTTAAGAGAGGATGAGGTTAAGGAGACTGCCAAGCGGATCCAATTATCCGAACTGGCTCACGGAAAGTCACTCCACAATCATCGAAGGAAGAAGAATTTCAGGGACTATTTATGCATGCCATTTAATTACAAGAAGATAATGAAGAAGCTGGAGCCCAATCGCACTCCCAACCCTTTGCCCAAGCCGTAA
- the LOC117779745 gene encoding beta-Ala-His dipeptidase-like: MVNQTELDDVQDHLYMRADDHLSELDSMLKIQSIPNDPKFEQQNKQIINRLAERLTELEFDVELVEIKAKEDQATHYVIFASYFSTPAKNVMLIYGHVDVPPVGEMDPWLHPPFQLTEVKGMLYGRGLTSSKGPILCWIQAIDAWFSKTGDLPVNIKIIIDSDKSSGTQTLRDLIGSRKDFFRSVDLLVGRTNLWIAEKVPMLTTSHSGYVYFELEVKANRGRKSKDSDIEANCGCKPDRDPMAELCLLMNTLTDTKKGLLVEGLKRHVLPVTQHDWDIFCKAEVGVQEYKEITGAQGIPHERSQPEFLKNRWCMPSLSFHSVVQSHTVSHRDFNMPTQIVARFSVKLVPDQSIKYASFVVRDHLDQAYIRLKCKHRAYLRVVDQLSPLNEARNAPFNLAACRAYESVYNVRAAIPATVNVCMPIMNELRRYCMSNVQVVGLPFCSVHVQPNQVNESFTKDEYLKNLELFTTFLFEVALVPSECKCTEIPDFCFEKGKSTDTDFIRMMEPRPHNTHVLYEIDEKEIDRTKPVDDALPNVKNILLGKDKADDTL; the protein is encoded by the coding sequence ATGGTAAATCAAACGGAGCTTGATGACGTGCAAGATCATTTGTATATGAGAGCCGATGATCATTTAAGTGAACTCGACAGTATGTTGAAGATCCAGAGCATTCCAAACGATCCAAAGTttgaacaacaaaacaaacagatTATCAATCGCTTGGCAGAGAGATTAACTGAACTGGAATTCGATGTAGAGCTTGTGGAGATTAAGGCGAAGGAGGATCAAGCAACGCATTATGTGATCTTTGCCAGCTACTTTTCAACTCCAGCCAAGAATGTGATGCTCATCTACGGCCATGTGGACGTGCCACCTGTGGGAGAAATGGATCCCTGGTTGCATCCACCATTCCAGTTAACCGAAGTGAAGGGAATGTTATATGGCCGTGGTTTGACCAGCTCAAAGGGTCCGATACTTTGTTGGATTCAAGCAATCGATGCGTGGTTCTCGAAAACCGGAGATCTGCCagttaacataaaaataatcatcGATAGCGATAAGTCTTCGGGTACTCAGACATTGAGGGATCTCATTGGCAGTCGAAAGGATTTTTTCAGGTCGGTTGATCTGTTGGTTGGTCGCACAAATCTCTGGATTGCCGAAAAGGTTCCCATGCTCACCACAAGTCACAGTGGTTACGTTTACTTTGAGCTGGAGGTGAAAGCGAATCGTGGAAGGAAATCAAAGGATTCTGATATAGAGGCAAACTGTGGATGTAAACCAGATCGCGATCCCATGGCTGAGCTATGTTTGCTGATGAACACGCTGACGGATACGAAGAAGGGCTTGTTGGTGGAGGGATTGAAGAGACATGTGTTGCCCGTGACACAGCATGACTGGGATATATTCTGTAAGGCTGAGGTTGGTGTTCAGGAGTATAAGGAAATAACGGGAGCCCAGGGTATACCCCACGAGCGGTCACAGCCTGAGTTCCTGAAGAACAGGTGGTGCATGCCAAGTCTGTCATTTCACAGCGTGGTACAAAGTCATACTGTCAGCCATAGGGACTTCAATATGCCCACACAAATCGTGGCCAGATTCTCAGTAAAACTCGTGCCCGATCAGAGCATTAAGTATGCCAGTTTTGTGGTCAGAGATCATCTGGATCAGGCCTATATCCGATTGAAGTGCAAACATCGTGCGTACTTGAGAGTCGTGGATCAGTTGTCGCCCCTGAATGAGGCAAGGAATGCTCCCTTCAATCTGGCTGCCTGTCGGGCCTACGAGAGTGTCTACAATGTCAGGGCAGCCATTCCAGCAACCGTTAATGTCTGTATGCCCATTATGAATGAGCTGCGACGGTATTGCATGTCAAACGTGCAAGTTGTTGGGTTACCCTTCTGCTCGGTACACGTGCAACCCAATCAGGTGAACGAGAGCTTCACCAAGGATGAATATCTCAAGAATCTCGAATTATTCACGACATTCCTCTTTGAAGTTGCTCTCGTTCCGTCCGAATGCAAATGCACGGAAATTCCGGACTTCTGCTTTGAGAAAGGCAAATCAACGGACACGGACTTTATACGCATGATGGAGCCACGACCGCATAACACTCATGTCCTCTATGAAATCGACGAGAAGGAGATCGATCGAACGAAACCCGTTGATGATGCATTGCCCAACGTAAAGAACATTCTCCTGGGCAAGGATAAAGCTGATGACACACTCTGA